The window TTTGGGGTGAGTCTGAGGATTTTTCATGAAGAACTTCTTCAATGTGAGATTCCTCATAAACTTCTTTAGGCCTATGTAGGCCTCAAATTTGTTTAAAGTGCTTGTTGGTGCAAATTTTAGGCCTTTCTGTATTAGTTTTTCTTCCCCTGAAGATAAAGCATATTTGCTTAGGTTGTAAATTTTTTGATGTTGCTCTGGTTGTTGTGTGTTTTCTTCTGAGtttggttttgtctttttttctgatGAGTTTCCCTCACCTTGTGCCTCGCTTTCTTTGCTTGGGCctcgtttttgaaaaaaattatgatttactGTTTTCTTATGCATATTAGGGAGTTTAGATGTTTTGTCTTTAGGTCTTGTGGCTCCCGTTTTGTCCACATATTTAGGGGTCATTGTAGTACTTATTTCAATATCTGATAGGGGTGAATATCTATTTTGTATGGTCAGATTGTGTTCTGTTTGTTGTATAGTAACTGGGGTAGTTCTACCTATTGCTTCCCCTGTTTTTTGTGCACAAGTGCTAGTAGTTGGTATAGACCCCTCTGTGTATTCCCTTTCTAGTGTGGAAAAGGTGGGGTCGGGATCCCCCATAGATCCATGTGTAGTGAAAATAGATAGATTTTGTTCTTCGAACAATTCTGGTGTATCCCCAATGGCATCAATAGTTTCTAGTTCTTCAAAACTATTGGAGTTCACTGAGTTAGGTTGAGATGCATTGATGGTAGAGTCCCTAATTAATTTgcattgtttcttttttattatgtCTTCCTCTTTCTGTTTAATTCTTTGTTTAATGCTTTTTGAAAGATTTGTGATTTCAGCCTCTTTTTTATATGGTTTTATGTCTTCAAACAGCTGAGCTATaatgattttatttttgaataaactattttttcttttgttgattATAAAAGACACTGCCTGTCTTGAGAAGTCATGGAATAGGGCATCCCACTCGTCGAGAGTATCTGGATCTCCTAGGTCTCCTGAGAGTGCTCTATGGACCACTAGACCTTTGGGGATGATATCCCTATCCAGATACTGCTCGAGAGTGGCCACCTTCCACATGTCTCTCATTTCAGAGATTAGCATCCTTTCTAGTTTCTTTAAATCTGCTTTTGCTTGAACAATTGCTTcaattggcatttttgcaggctctGTATAGGAGTTGTTGCTTGGATATTTTAAGTAATTTTGAATATTAACAATACGCTCTCTGCGATCAGTCCATAGGTCCATGGTGCTACAGCTTAGTAGAAACAGGGAATTACTGTAAACGTATATAGATATAATTCACTAGCGCTGCACCAAAGATCTCATATAACCGTCACTGGAACCTCTTATTTAATGACAAAATAATAGGAGACCGCATCCCACGCTGTCCCTCTTTTGTACACAGAAGGGCAAATAATGTTGGCAACCAAATAGCGCCCACggtaaaacaaataataaaaaatgggggTGCAAGAATTGACCTATCTAAAAACTTTCTCCCaatgaaaaaaggtttttaccagtGCAAACAGTGCACTGCCTGCAAAACAATGAATGTTTGCACACATATATTAGAAGTGgaaaataaatgggaaaaaacCCAATATAAAATCAGAGAACACATTCATTGTAAGGGTAAAGGGGTCATTTATGCCATATGTTGCCCctgtagaaaaatatatattggcCGTACAAAAAGACAACTGAGTGTGAGAATAAAGGAACACATCTATAACATCAGGAGGGGCTATGACGGACATCCCCTGTCAACTCACTATAAAAACATACACAATATGGCCATCACAGGATCCACATTCTTTGGATTGGAAAAAGTTGCCCCCCATTGGAGGGGAGGCAACTACATTGCTCAATTATCTAAAACAGAATCAaaatggattttttattttaattcactTATCCCCCACGGATTAAATGTTGATTTTGAACTATATGGATTCCTGCAGGAATAACAAATACAAGAAATGCATCCATTCTTACCTCTGGGAGGCATGGAAAAATCTTTTTCTCATGCTTCCATACAGAAAAGAGTTAACTTGTGACGTGTGCAGGCTGCATAAAAGAGATCAGTGTACCCATAATGCGCACTCCCGAGGAAGGAAACAGTTTGTTTTCCGAAACGCGTTGAGAGCATTTTTGGACTTCCACAGCcaccatagtgacgtcactattgcTAGGAACATCGAGCAACCCGGAAGCCAAAAGCAGTTtggtagagacgccaccggccggggcgatACTCCCACTGCACACACGCTACAGATTCAACTCCTGAAGTTCTGGATCTCCCAGTAGGAACCCTTTCTACAAAAACAGGTACTAACTCGGCTAATCTTGGAACTTTGAGCACCATTTGTGGTGCGAACAGACTATTGCTTTTTACAATCTAAGTTTGACTCCTTCTTACAGTTCATGTGACCGGGCTGTATATCAGCCACAACATTGTGCCACTTGCCGTTtctatcatcattatcatcagctctgcatgtgtaaatgtagaGGTACATTGCCGATCACTGTACAGCATCATtattatttccattttttatacctTTACCTTTGCACAGTAATCAGTCACTTTCATTGTCCCTCCCCTTTTGCAGTACCACCTGTGAAATCTCCATACATTGCATGACAACATAGAAAAAAGCCACCAACTTTTTTCTACCTCAGTTTTACAGTCTAAGAACGCTGATACAACTCAGGTATGTTTTATTATTAGTCAAGTCCCCCTcagcgcacactgtatatatattttgattGTATCTTCCTCCTTTAATACCTACCTACAGGGAAAGGTATTTCTAGTGTTGCAGCAGAGCGGGCATTCCATGTGATCTTTGGTGCAGTGCTAGTGAATTATATCTATATAAGTATAATATCTAATCTGTCTGTAACTGCATATATTTTATTCATTGTGTGATTTCAGtgttagagtagggtcacacataacagaTCTACAGGATATTTTATGCTACTGATCAGCCAATGACCGACCCTAGAGCGAGCCCCCTGCCTGTGTCTGTGTGTCCGTTCATAGCAGCAATCCGCTGCTAcgaggatatacacagagatcaaCACGACTGTAGTAAGCACAGTTTACTCACAGACATCACGGTCGCTTCTCCGTTCACTGATTTAGGCAGAGAGCGCCCTCAATGTCTGAGAGTTAACTGCGTATGCATACACAGTTTACTACAGTCGCGCGGATCTCTGTGTGTGCTCGTAGCAGCGGATCACTGCTGCAAGGGGGCACAGGCAGGGGGCTCGCCCTAGGGTTAATCATCAGCGGATCTGTTAAGTGTGACCCTAGCCTTAATGTGTATTATTGGTGTGTCATAGCTGTTGTAACAGAAAGTAGAATTTTTACAGTAGAGTATTTAGAGTATTTTATTGGTAGTATCAGTAAGACAATAGGATAGAAGTTGTAGCCTCTCTACTTGACTGGTAGACAGAGTTACGACTTAATATGTGTTTGAAAAAGTAGCCTGTTTGTCAGAAACTGAAGATCGGAGTAAAGTGAAGCAGAAATGCCATGGATTTGTCAAAGTTTCCTTAAGAAGCCAATTTGCGTTCAtaaaagacatagggggagatttatcaaaacatttagttttttttttttttgcttaaaattgtcgcaaaaaagtcgcaagtgcgactactctcttttttctgcgactttttgattgtgcagtgtcctaagcaaacaaataaaaatcttgcttgccaagtgatttttgacttgcagtggtcagagatttatcaagtgcgaaagttgcaaaaaagttgcatggcATTAAAAAAAcgtacaaaatttactccagctcaggcGTGGAGCAGAAAAACCACTAccaaaccagttgataaaattgtaagaaaaaaataactaaaaaaaaggaatacataagcaaacattgataattgTCCCCCATAGAGGCTAGTAACAAGGACATTTTTTTgactctgtataaatcactattCAAAACATACATGGAGTATTGTGTTCAATTTTGGTCACCTgtgtataagaaggacatggctgaactggagcggGACCAAGACTATTGATGGTATAggtggattacaggaccaagacaggttagcaagcttggggttatttagtttggaaaaaagatgtcttagggaccatttgatcacaatgtaaaaatatatgaatgggcagtacagagatttttctagtgatctttttatacctatacTGGTAAACATGATACagtctatgtctagaggaaagaaggtttccccATCATTACAGACAGAGaatatttactgtaagagcagtaagactacagaactctctgccacatgatgttgtgatgcctCAATAAATAAGTTCAAGATGGCCTggattttttctggaaaaatataatattacaagttatggatgctagatttatggggatagaacagtAATTCTTGGAATTATTTTAGTTActatattggagtcaggaaggaattttttccctCTAGTATGGGGCCATTGGCATAAGCCTCATAAGGGTCTTTTGCCTTCCTCCGGATTTCAACAATGTTAAAGGTTGGACCATTGATGGATTTTTTCAACCCcgttaactatgtaactataaaatGTATTAGCACTTATCCACATAAGAGGATTATATAAGGGACAATTACTGCATAATTATTGAGTCACCCAGTTATAGAATTCTGTTGAATCAAACTACTATTGATTACAAATGTTATATATGTATGTCTTTGTTACTGACACATACCATCCTAATATTCATTTGTATCTTAATACAAGCAATATATTTATTGtgaatatttaaaaatattaggTGAAATAatgatttaattttatttttttataattcatatGATCACAGTCACATTCAACATTTGGGATATCGTGCACATATTACATTTATGTACTTTCCATGTACACTTTCCTGTCTCTTACTTTCCTGTCCTATAATATTTTTTAAACTGTATTATAGCAGCAATACATGAAGCTCATATGGTTTTATTAAACCAAACATAAAGATAAAGGAAATAGAGAATTAAATAAtaaaccaaaatttttaattaaaaaagttTGCTGTATAGTTTTGTAAAGGAAATTTAAACAATAAGATAGGAAAATATAATATTGAGAGTGTAAgtaatttaaaaggggtaatgaATACATTTTCTGTTGATATAATTGTGTAAGGCGCTAGGTTCAAGgacatcaatatatatatatatatatatatatatatatatatatatatatatatatgtgtgtgtgtatatatatatatataaatatatctacaAATTATGTTTGATATAAGTACATGATTTTAATATTTCTTGAAATCTAAAAAACAtcttattataaataatatgtaCTGCTAAAAAATACATCAGTATTGCAGTTCCTCACTTTTGCCTCAGAGCGCCGCTGTTTAACCATTAAGGAAAGAAATTAAGGACTAAAATCCACTAGAATTTTCCTCACTCACATTCACTGCAGATCTGCACAAGGGGACATAGACATTTTCTGGCTTCCTTCTATATTGTCATAAAATAATGGATTTATTATCTTTACAATAACAAACTGGATTACCAATACTGATTGTAAAATCATTTTTTGGAAGAATTCAGTAGTTGAGATGAAACCTTATGCAAAGAAAACCAAAGGACTCAGATGGCAAGTAACCCTTTCTCTCTTATTTtcttggctgtgtcattcagtctctGGTCAGATTCATTATTCTATTGTAGAAGAAATGAGGAAAGACTCTGTTATAGCAAATATTGCAGATGACCTTGGATTAGATATTAAGCAGCTCTCATCTAGAAAATTGAGGATTGTATCTAGAGCTTCAGAGAGATATTTCTATGTAAATCTAGATAATGGGAATCTGTATATTAAGGACAGGATAGACAGGGAGACATTGTGTGGGGCAGAGGCTCCTTGCTTCCTAACCTTTGATGCGGTGGTTGAAAATCCTATAAATATATTTAAGATTAAAATAGAAATTCAGGATATAAATGATAATTCTCCAATATTTTTTCACGAAACCTTCACAGTAGCCATGATAGAATCAACTTCACCTGGAATAAGATTTGCTTTACAAAATGCAGAAGATCCAGATATTGGTATAAATACCATACAATCCTATAAGCTCAGTGACAACCAGTATTTTACTTTGAATGAGAAGACCAGAAATGATGGGAGAAAATCTCCAGAGCTTTTGTTAGAAAAATCCTTAGATAGAGAGACCCAAAATATCCATAACCTGATTCTTATAGCTATGGATGGTGGTAAACCTTTGAGATCTGGAACAACATTATTACAGATAATTGTTACTGATGTCAATGATAATTTTCCAGTATTTTCTCAGGAAGTATATAAGGTCAGTGTAGAAGAAAATATCCCCGTCAACACTACAATAATTACTATAAATGCAATTGATAGAGATGAAGGGATCAATGGCCAAATCACATATTCTTTTACCAAAACCTCAACAAATGTTTACCATCACATTTTCAGTATTGATCCTGTAAGTGGGGACATTAAAATAGATAAACATGTAGATTTTGAGTTTACAAAGGACTATGAGCTCTCTGTGCAAGCTAAAGATGGGGGTGATCTTATTTCTCACTGTAAAGTCTTAATAGAAGTCATAGATGTGAATGACAATGCTCCTGAGATATTCCTCACCTCATTCTCTACTCCTATTCCTGAGGATTCTATTGTGGGTACACTGATCGCTCTGATTGAAGTTCATGATAAAGATTCAGGACAAAATGGAGAAGTGGACTGTAAACTTTTGGAAGAAATACCATTTAATTTAGTTCTATCATCTGACAACTATTACACAATTATTACTACAAGTTCTATGGACAGAGAAGAGGTTTCTAGTTATACCATTACTCTTTTAGCTACTGACAGAGGATCTCCTCCACTTTCCAGCCAAAGAACcatcactctggagatatcagatGTCAATGACAACCCACCATTGTTTATCAGAAGTACTTATGTGGCTTATGTCCCAGAGAATAATTTACCAGGTTcctcaatatacagtatacaagcCTCAGATCCTGACACTGGGGACAATGCTAAAATATTTTATTCCATCTCCACCTCTAATACAGAGGATCTTCCAGCATCCTCCTATCTCTCCATCAATATAGAGACTGGGGTTCTCTATGCTCAGAGATCAtttgattatgaacaacataaagAGTTTTATATACAAATAAATGTTAGAGACAATGGGTCTCCATGTCTAAGCAGCAACACAACTCTACTTATCCATATTGTGGATCAGAATGATAATGCACCAAAAATCTTATACCCATCCCCAGACAGTGGAGGTATGACGGCATTTGAGATGGTACCATTTGACTCAGAACAAGGTTCCTTAATAACTAAGGTAGTTGCCATTGATCCTGACTCTGGACACAATGCTTGGCTCTCTTATCATTTTCTACACCTGTCAGAACCTTCATATTTTGCCATCACTCAACATACTGGGGAGATAAGGACATCTCGTGTCTTTCAGGAGAAGGATGTACTGAACCATAAGATAGTGGTGATGGTGAAGGACAATGGAGACCCTTCTCTCTCATCTACAGTTACTCTCAATCTCCTTATAGCAAATGATTTCCAGCAGGTGGTCCCCAGGTTCACTGAACAAGTAACTGAAGAATATCCCCAATCTAGTTTTCAGTTGTATTTAATCATCGCCCTTGGATTAATCTCATTGCTATTTCTTATCACTGTCATGTTGGTTATTGTCTCAAAGTGCAAGAAATCTCAACCAATCCCAATGTTCAGtaacctcagctcaaacttgtatcCTCAAGTCGATCCCAGAATCCTTTCTCAGTATGGAAATGGGACATTGACATTTCCTTACTCATATAATGTATGTGTGGGGTTTGATGCCAATGAAAGTGACTTTACTTACATGAAACCAAATCTAGATGTTCCTGTGGATAATCTCATTGATGCTGATGACTCTGGACTAGGAAATGAAAGTGCAAGAAAAGCCTTACCATCAACAGATGTTCTGCAGGTGAGTTTAACTAAAATATAGAATTTGATAGAAATGTATGAGAGAAATAGGTTATTTACATTTTCTAGACTTTTTGTAGTATATTAATTATTTGGTTTATTTACTTGTTTATTAATTCTAaaggaatttttatattttatgtataataTGGCATGGGTAGAAGCATCAGTCACTTTGTGGTGGGACAATGTATGGGAAATATACTTTTATGGAGATCATCTATGAAATTATTCTAGATACATAGAAAAAGACCTTAGCACTTTTATTCGGAATAGTTGAAGAAATTTAACTCTAGGCTTCAAATATTTAATTTACCCAACAAAAATACCATATAACAAGAAATTCCAATGCACCAGGCTTATAACAGAATTttattgatttaacaaaaaaacaaaaaaacaatgggggcgatttttttttttcctttctttggtATCATTTGTGTGGgggtttttgcatattttttttaaacttacaatataagtgatttctTAAGACTTGTCTATATAGGCCACATTAAATTCAGTGGTCATTAATttataatttgctttttttttttttttttaacaatggttaaaaaaaaactgcaaacatAGACTACCCTTAGTGTTGCTCTAGGAACGTGCTATACAGAGTGAGAAATTGTGTTGTGAAGTCATTTTGTTAGTTTTGGTGGACTTATGATAAATTATGTGCGTGTCTGCCAAAAAACTCGCTACAAAAGTGACTTAAACCTGTTAAGGAAATTGGCatacccttgtgtcctggtacttaaggagcaAGTGCATACCTGAATGCAGAGGtgcagcttgtagcttctgggccccaatgcaaaatctgcaacagggccccatatgccaattataatccTTGGCAGAGGTGCTTTGTGGCCCCCTTAGGCAACAGGGGCCCGATGCAACtgttacctctgctacctctatagctatgcccctgcctgTATGCTCTCAATCCTTAAGTGACATTGATGCTagcttcagagcagtgagtgtcggcTACTATCACAGTGGCTACCCagaatttaaccctttagacgccatgatcaatgccaatcacTGCATTTAAAGTTAAAGTGAAAGTTGCTTGCAGCTTAGTGGAGCCAGTTTATTGAGTTAAAATGGCAGAGgagggtcctcttacctgccaccAAGCACTGATTCACTAGTTAGGCTGTTTCCATGGGACACCGATCACACTGTGTAAAGcatagcatagcattatacagtgaatgaaatataatgattgcatataaaagacttaaaaaagtgtaaaataattttttatataaaattatataaattccCCTCCCctaattataaataaaaatcacccttatttttccattttacacaaaaatttttaagaaataacatatttgatatcaccacatgtggaaatgtccaaattattaaaatataatgtttatgatcttgAACAgtaaaaattaatttttaaatatatatttaaaataaaaaacaaaaaaaacactattttttatCATATCAtataacagaaaaaataaaaagttcaattaaaacaaaaatggtgctgatAAAAAATTGAAGGGTTTCGCagtcattttatagtaaaataaaagatgtcatgaaaaacgcaaaaataaaaaatgactgtgtccttaacccgttcaggacccatgatgtaacgttacgtcccgacaccctgggtcttaaggacccatgacgtacagttacgtcatgggcagttctggtccccgccgtgcgccgggcggagatccgcctgggatgcctgctgaaatcattcagcaggcatcccgtgcaaatgcccaggggggtcatcagacccccccatgtcggcgatctcggcaaatcgcaagtgaattcacacttgcgatttgcgcgattccgggtcattacgggtctatagtgacccagtgacccggaatgtaagggggatcgcgggtgtccaaaaCACCCAGGattcccctgaagcgataggagtgaggtggcacgggtgctacccctcctatccctgctattggtggtctagacgcgaccaccaatagcagatcggggtcgggggggtttactttcattttccccgtcctgccctcccacaataggcggggcaggacggggaaacgacagggaccggcggcgaagatccacttaccaatccgggcgggcgacggaggctgcgggcgacggagattggcgggcggcgatgacgtgcggctggatccgacggaagctggtgagttgcctagcaacatctggagggtacagtttgagaccattatacagtggtctctaactgtagccctccagatgttgcaaaactacaactcccagcatgcccagacagctgtttgggcatgctggaatgtgtagttttgcaacagctggagagctacagtttgagaccactatatagtggtccctaaactgtagccctccagatcttgcaaaactacaactcctagcatgccaaaacaactgtttgctgtcagggcatgctgggaactgtagttttgcaacagctggaggaccacagtttggagatcactttgcagtgttctctaaaactgtagccctccagatgttgtaaaactgcaaatcccagcatgtccaaacagcaatcagctgtctcggcatgctgggagttgtagttgcgtacctccagctattgcataattacatctcccagaatgcccttcggcgatcagtacatgctgggagttgtagttttgcaacagctggaggcagactggttggaaaatactgagttaggtaacagaacctaactgaaggttttccaaccagtgtgtctccagctgttgcaaaagtacaactcccagcatgcacggtctgtcagtacatgctgggtgttgtagttttgaaacagctggaggtttgcccccccccaggtgaacagtaagtttcctgcttcaagtttggcctgcggcaaatttttcaccgcagctcaaactcctagcgggaaactcaccgtaacacgtcagtgtgaatgtaccctaaaagcactacactaacacataataaagagtaaaacacaacatatacaccccttacactgccccccccccaataaaaattaaaaccatattgtatggcagtgtttccaaaatggagcctccagctgttgcaaaacaacaactcccagcatttccggacagccactgactgtccaggcatgctgggaatttagcaacagctggaggcaccctgtttgggaatcactggcgtagaatacccctatgttcacccctatgcgatccctaatttagtcctcaaatgcgcatggagctctctcacattggagccctgtcgtatttcaaggaaacagtttagggccacatatggggtatctccgtactcgggagaaattgcactacaaattttggggggctttttctccttttaccccttatgaaaaggaaaagttgggactacaccagcttgttagtgtaaaaaaataaaaaatgttacactaacatgctggtataacaaaaaaaaaaaaaaaaaaaaaaaaaggagtttacACAATGCCACttcaataaaatgtaacttttattataattatgATAAAATATGAACCAACTGGATACAGAAAATGGAGGACCTCAGAGCTTAGGCCGAGCAACTATACAGGGAGCATAACACACCACAGATATTTGGGAGCACTACCAATctaaaaatttactatatataatgtCTCTCCTATACATGGAGAATGCCTTACCTACCCCTCCTCAACATAAAGTGCAGACTGCTACCTAACATGGAGGTGTGTGGTATTCTATAATAGGAAAGTGCCTGGCTAGACATAAGTCTTAGTGATAAAGTGCATGATACTGTCGACAATGTCTAAATATAGGATTTAAGGTGTCAGTATCTTACCCATTTGTGTGCTGCTCCTCCGTCCCCAACGCTGTTTCGTAACCCTTGAGAAAGGTTACGAAATGGCGTTGGGGACGGAGGAGAAGcacacaatttacatagacatatgaggtatgtgctcactcgagagaaattgggctacaaaaataaatataaattttctccttttaccccttgtaaaaattcaaaacttgggtctacaagaacatgcgagtgtaaaaaatgaagattgtgaattttctccttcactttgctgctattcctgtgaaatacctaaatggttaaaatgctgactgaatgtcattatgaatactttagggggtgcagtttttataatggggtcatttgtggggtatttctaatatgaagacccttcaaatccacttcaaacctgaactggtccctgaaaaatagtgagtttgaaaattttgtgaaaaattggaaaattgctgctgaactttgaagccctctggtgtcttccaaaagtaaatacacatcaattttatgatgcaaacataaagtagacgtattgtgtatgtgaataaaaaaaacgtatttggaatatccattttccttacaaccaGATAGCTTCAAGTTAGAAAAGcgcaaaattttccaatttttcatcaaattttgggattttttcaccaagaaaggatacaagttaccacaaaattttaccactatgttaaagtagaatatgtcacgaaaaattctcggaatcagaatgaaaggtaaaagcatcccagagttattaatgcttaaagtgacagtggtcagatgtgcaaaaaatggccgggtcctacagtgaaaattggctgggtccttaaagggttaaggtcaaaatggactgtgtcctttaggctaagtttctacttggtttttttttgtcctgtgcTTTTTGGTTGAAGAAAGAAAGAAcacatgaaaaaacgccagtgcaatttcctgcatctggagttttttctggcattttttcatttgtgtggaaatagcttttttggccccttttgcagtggtgaaaaaaaaatttatataacaaaatttttattttttataacaacatgttAATAAATTTTGTGTgtgttcactttttttctcttttttgaaatgttttaggta is drawn from Hyla sarda isolate aHylSar1 chromosome 4, aHylSar1.hap1, whole genome shotgun sequence and contains these coding sequences:
- the LOC130366640 gene encoding protocadherin gamma-B1-like, which produces VTLSLLFSWLCHSVSGQIHYSIVEEMRKDSVIANIADDLGLDIKQLSSRKLRIVSRASERYFYVNLDNGNLYIKDRIDRETLCGAEAPCFLTFDAVVENPINIFKIKIEIQDINDNSPIFFHETFTVAMIESTSPGIRFALQNAEDPDIGINTIQSYKLSDNQYFTLNEKTRNDGRKSPELLLEKSLDRETQNIHNLILIAMDGGKPLRSGTTLLQIIVTDVNDNFPVFSQEVYKVSVEENIPVNTTIITINAIDRDEGINGQITYSFTKTSTNVYHHIFSIDPVSGDIKIDKHVDFEFTKDYELSVQAKDGGDLISHCKVLIEVIDVNDNAPEIFLTSFSTPIPEDSIVGTLIALIEVHDKDSGQNGEVDCKLLEEIPFNLVLSSDNYYTIITTSSMDREEVSSYTITLLATDRGSPPLSSQRTITLEISDVNDNPPLFIRSTYVAYVPENNLPGSSIYSIQASDPDTGDNAKIFYSISTSNTEDLPASSYLSINIETGVLYAQRSFDYEQHKEFYIQINVRDNGSPCLSSNTTLLIHIVDQNDNAPKILYPSPDSGGMTAFEMVPFDSEQGSLITKVVAIDPDSGHNAWLSYHFLHLSEPSYFAITQHTGEIRTSRVFQEKDVLNHKIVVMVKDNGDPSLSSTVTLNLLIANDFQQVVPRFTEQVTEEYPQSSFQLYLIIALGLISLLFLITVMLVIVSKCKKSQPIPMFSNLSSNLYPQVDPRILSQYGNGTLTFPYSYNVCVGFDANESDFTYMKPNLDVPVDNLIDADDSGLGNESARKALPSTDVLQSSEQMDALETDHREKILLKSTKSKTCQRRVTPYKSKEHSL